Genomic window (Magnolia sinica isolate HGM2019 chromosome 6, MsV1, whole genome shotgun sequence):
AGATTCACTCCCTAAGGTTTCATAGGATTTCGCATCCTATGGACCGTTCAAATTCGACACCCATAACATGTGTACAAAGGTGCACATGTgcataggtgcgtaggtgagcatgcatatatatatatatatatatatatatatatatatatatatatatatatatatatacacacgtacacacccacacatgcacgcacacgaACACACCCACTGTGGGctcaacacaaacatcatagtgggctccaccatccgcctggacggtggcagcaAGACACATGAAACCCCtcaggcccaatttttactttgatctaaaactttggtaggccatgaaaaatgaaaacagttttctcccttaatttgcatttctctctgcttatggcccatcagaattttagatcaggatgaaaatttgtcccttaaggtttcatgagattccgcatcacatggaccatttggattagacgcccatgacatgtgtgcacaggtgagcatgaatatatatatatatataggaaaacgcTCAcatgcgaaccagttcgtacgtactacgtacgaacttttttgagaacccatcatacgtgatgtggattcaaaatttgaaccgttcatgtgaagcagcacctcatgaaaccccccgggactaagttttactttgatctaaaactttgatgggccataaataatgaaaacagtttcctcccttgatttgcatctctctttgctatggcccaccagaattttagatcagggtgaaaatttttcacaggggttttcatgggattccgcattacatggaccattcagattagatacccatgacacgtgtgcaaaggtgcgcacgtgcataggtgcgcaggggagcatgactctgtatatatatcaaatgcatcCTACTAGATCTACATCATGCATTAAGATCCCAATAAATTCAGGTGGTTTAAGTCAAAAGGTCATATGAAATCCGTCATTGGATAGAAGAGCATAACTTAGAATGATCTAACTTGGACTACTTCTTAGAGGGCGTATAATCATGAGATAAATATGAAATCATAAAAACAACTTTAAGCTAAACCACTGGCCGAATCAATATGCACACTACAAATCATATAAACATAAGCAAGCTATTTTGAacgaaaaaccaaaaaaaaaaaaacaaaaaacaaaaaacaaaacaaaaaacaaaaaacaaagaacaaaacaaaacaaaaaagatcTAGATCTATCCACTCGTTTTCAAACAATCCATACTTCAATTTACACTATTAGCAATTAGGTGAAATTTAGAAGGTTGGATCTCCCAATTCAAGAATCCGTTTACATTGAAACTTAATTCTACTCACTCATTCAAAGTACTTAATATGATCAATTCAAGCATCAAACGGAATTCAATCACATTACTGAGAAAATTTAGAAACTGAGAAATGAAATCACTTAAATACCACTTACATTGAATTAAGGATTATTGTTGCAATAATCTCAAATATCATACTTATTCTAAATCATATGCCCGAATGGGAAGCTATATCTGCTAGGTTTAACTTAATTTCCACACCTTGCACCCTCCTAAAACCCTGAGGTGGAAGAATGATGCTGAAATATTTTAATCCATAACAATTCCTCCAAAAATCTCTGCAATCTGCAATGTAAGAGTCCACGTATCTCTAAAATATTGTCATACATAGTACAATTCAAGCATACCATCATTATAACTCCGGACCCACCAATATGCTGTGTCTAAATATCCAACGGTCAGTTAATTCAATCAAATTTGAACCATTGAGTACTTAGAACAGCTCATCAACCATTGTAGGCTCACCTAATAAAAGTATTACAGCCTTGCACACTACAGAGGATTTTAACAGAAGTAGCTGGACGATACTGCCTACCTATAATGTGTGGTTGATATACATCCAGTACAACCGGTTTGTTTCAACATTCACAACGCATAATGTAAAAGTCATCCCACCCACTCATCACGTGGGCCAGATACGTACTTTGCATGTACTCTTTTTTCCCTCATAATATTAATATTTGTAAAAAAGTATCGTTGGCCACGTTGTGGATGGGGTACATTCCAGAAGAACTCAAATCTAAGATTTGTCCCACTGATGGTCactggatggacggttcaaatgaaaAACTACAGCTGCAAATTTAAATAACATATAAAAAGAAATTAGAAAGTTACATTCAATATTAAAGATCTGAATTAAGCCTCATCTAAAGTGGGACCCTCTAATTGGAAGGACTCTTCCTCCCAACATACGTATGGACAGTCGCTCATTTCCGGAGTAACAATGTTCTAATCATCAGCTGGGCCACATTCGTGCGAGACTAACTGGACgattaaaaaacaaaaatgctGGGCCACTTTTTCTTAGACCATCGTAGATCTATTGACATGCAAGCCCAAGCTCGGCACAGTTCAGCACATCTGTTGCAATCAACATATTCGCTATTTCCTCGCGCGAATCGCTTTAGCATTTTTCGTGTGCTGGAAAATGACGGCTCGACATGTCTGCTTGGCAAGCATGTCTCCATGCTTCACAGCCCACAGTAAATAGAATCCACGTGAAATTACGAAAAAGGGATTGATGCTTGTAAAAGATACCCCACAACGTTCTGACCGTAAATATAAATTTGTATTTCATTTTTACAGTACCAAACAAGTACCAGACCTGAAACAACAAAGGGTAAAGccgtaaaaaacaaaaaacaaaaacaaaaaaaaggaggaaaacGCTACTGTGAACAACCGACATAGAGTATCCACGGAGGATCGACGCTCCTGCACACGTAAGTTACAGATCGGGCCATCAGTGCTCATCTAAGCCTTGTGCGCACGTTAGCAGTGAGAGGGTGTGACATCTCGCAGGAGAGTCGAAGCACCTCCGACAGACTCACTGGGTTTTGCTCCGGTTCCATCCACTCGAACTCGTGCAACAGAGTCGCGACCCAGATGTTGACCGTGGTCAGCCCGAGGGCCTTGCCAGGGCAGACCCTCCTGCCCGAACCAAACGGCGCGAGCCGCAGGTCAGACCCCATCACAGAGAATTCCACGTCGGCGTCCTTCGATATGAACCTCTCGGGCATGAAGCTCATGGGCTGTGCCCAAACGGCTGGGTCCCGTGTGATGGCCCACATGTTTACCATGGCCGTAGTCCCAGCTGGCACGTTTCGCCCATCAACCACCGTGTCGGTGATTGCCAGACGGGCCCACGACAGGAGTGGGCCCGGTGGGTGGAGCCTTAGAACTTCCTTGATCACGGCCTGCAGGTAGACCAACGCCGGGATGTCAGATTCCGTCACCGGGCGTTGTTTCCCGACGACCGTGTCGAGCTCTTCATGAATCTTGGCTTGGACTTCGGGATGCAGAACGAGACGCGCCAAAATCCACTCTATCAAAACCGCCACCGTATCCGTACCTCTAAATATCATTTcctataaataaaaatatatatacattagatAAAtctttataattaaaataaaatttaaaaaaaaataaataaataaataaaaacatggaCGGTGGCGGGGATGCTGACGCAAACTTGAAAATGGATTTCAAGAATATTTTGCGTCGGGATTCCCACCTACGAATTCCCTATGCTTAGATGCTTACCCAAAGTACGGCTACCATGTCAGGATCCGACAACTGGTCGCTGCCTTGCAACGACAGCAAAACGTCAACGAAATCCCGGTTTTTGGACCCGGTTTGAGCCCTGTGCTCTTGGATAATACGGTTCACGAACTGGTTCACCTTCGGGACGAGGTTGGAGCATCGGAACCGGATTTTCTGGGGGTCGAACCCGGCTAGGAAAGGAAGATGGTCAGACCAGTTCAGCTTCCCCAAGAGATCGTAGCCTTCTTCGACTAGACCGCTCAGTTCCTCTGTTTCTTTATTCACAGAACAGAGCTCGTACTTCCGCCCGAATACAGAACACATCATGTTGTTCAAAGACGCCCGTTTCAGAACTTGCCGCACCGTGACCTTTCCGTCGCGACGGAAGGCTGCTACCATCTGGGAGGCTATTTCGAACCGCTGAGATTCCGAGCCGCTGATCTGCTTCGGGCAGAACAGATGAGTGGCCGCGATTCGCCTCAGGGTGCGCCAGTACACGCCGTACGGAGCGAATCCTATCGCGCGGTGGAACATCAAGCTGTAGGCAGACTCCTTCACGGGCCGGTCTGCGAAGACGGAGCTGTTGAGGATCTCCTTCGCGACTTCAGGATCGGAAGTGATGATGACACGTGTCTCCCCGAGGCTGAAGGCCATGAGACGCCTGGCGTTGCAGCGATCAGCCACGGAAGCGAGCTGGCGGTGCGCGAGCCTCGCCATCAGATGCATGCTGCCGATGAGAGGAAAGCCTCTGGGCCCTGGGATGGGCTTGTTGTTGGGCTTAGGTTTCTTCCAGAAGTGTCTTCCCCAAGCTGGGCCTCCGGGATGGGCCCAGTGGAGGACGGCCGTGGCCAGCCATGCTAAGACGAGGATGAGTGAGAGCCATAAGACGTTCCGAGATGTATAGGTTTCGCATTTCGCCACGATGGCTAGAAGCCAAAAGCTATCTGCTGCTGTTTCCATGCGgaagatgaaagggtaggaagaaGAGATGTTTGAAGGAGAAGATGAGCGGTGAAGGTTTATATAGACGAGAGagggaagagagggagagagcgcGCAAGAGGGAGTGTAACCGTTAAGCGTCGTTCCGTATAACGGAAAAGGCTGTGGGGCCCGCCGCCAGTACGTGTGTAACGCCACAGAGATAAAACGTCTACTCGCAATAGCTGGATCCCAATCCAGCCTGCCCACACGTGCCAATAAAAGCGTTTTATATGAGATCGGTGCCGTTCATCAGTTGACCTCGCCACGTATATACAACCCCACAAAATTAGACAGGTCCGGCGGGTCAAATTGTAAAATAGAACCGTTCACCGACAGGTCACGATAACAGAACTTATGGTACAGGAACATCTTCCAATCTAACATGGTACAcgtattggtgggccccacctagaacaTGACATTTCAAGAAAATCAGCTCATTTATTTACTAAGTGGGCCATAACCTTGAATAAGTGGTGCGTCCCACCAAACAAGACAACACGCCTGATTTTTGTGACAGCTGATCCCTGTGGTGGGCCTACCTCTTAAATGGATCTGATGACACGGTACGTCATCACATGTGCTGTATTAGCACGTGTGTCTGTAGGGTATGAGGTGATGGCTCGACGGAGTAACGGAAAAGCACGGCCGTGTGCAGGACGTGGGGCTGGGTAAAGGACACGTGGGAGGGAGCCGTGGCGCTATATTGTCGGGTTTTGAAG
Coding sequences:
- the LOC131248586 gene encoding cytochrome P450 78A9-like, encoding METAADSFWLLAIVAKCETYTSRNVLWLSLILVLAWLATAVLHWAHPGGPAWGRHFWKKPKPNNKPIPGPRGFPLIGSMHLMARLAHRQLASVADRCNARRLMAFSLGETRVIITSDPEVAKEILNSSVFADRPVKESAYSLMFHRAIGFAPYGVYWRTLRRIAATHLFCPKQISGSESQRFEIASQMVAAFRRDGKVTVRQVLKRASLNNMMCSVFGRKYELCSVNKETEELSGLVEEGYDLLGKLNWSDHLPFLAGFDPQKIRFRCSNLVPKVNQFVNRIIQEHRAQTGSKNRDFVDVLLSLQGSDQLSDPDMVAVLWEMIFRGTDTVAVLIEWILARLVLHPEVQAKIHEELDTVVGKQRPVTESDIPALVYLQAVIKEVLRLHPPGPLLSWARLAITDTVVDGRNVPAGTTAMVNMWAITRDPAVWAQPMSFMPERFISKDADVEFSVMGSDLRLAPFGSGRRVCPGKALGLTTVNIWVATLLHEFEWMEPEQNPVSLSEVLRLSCEMSHPLTANVRTRLR